In bacterium, the genomic window GCCTGGTGACAATGTGAAGATCAGTGTGGAACTTATTGCGCCGATCGCTATGGAAGACGGCTTACGCTTCGCTATCCGCGAAGGTGGTCGTACCGTAGGTGCCGGTGTCGTAACCAAGATCCTCAAGTAAGAAGAAAAGATTGACCGCGGGTGTCGCCCAAAAGCAATGCCCGCGGAAAAATAAAATTAACGAGAGAATGCAAAAGTGACTGGACAAGGAATCCGAATCAAACTGAAAGCTTACGATCACAATCTGATTGATAAGTCGATTGATAAGATTATTCGCACAGCGAAAAGCTCCGGCGCCGTGATTAGCGGCCCGATTCCGCTCCCTACCGACAAGACGATTTATACGGTTCTTCGTTCGCCGCACGTGGATAAAAAGTCCCGCGAACAGTTCGAAACGCGTATTCACAAGCGTT contains:
- the tuf gene encoding elongation factor Tu (EF-Tu; promotes GTP-dependent binding of aminoacyl-tRNA to the A-site of ribosomes during protein biosynthesis; when the tRNA anticodon matches the mRNA codon, GTP hydrolysis results; the inactive EF-Tu-GDP leaves the ribosome and release of GDP is promoted by elongation factor Ts; many prokaryotes have two copies of the gene encoding EF-Tu): PGDNVKISVELIAPIAMEDGLRFAIREGGRTVGAGVVTKILK
- the rpsJ gene encoding 30S ribosomal protein S10, which produces MTGQGIRIKLKAYDHNLIDKSIDKIIRTAKSSGAVISGPIPLPTDKTIYTVLRSPHVDKKSREQFETRIHKRLICILNATNKTIEALSKLELPAGVDIELKVTANS